Sequence from the Ziziphus jujuba cultivar Dongzao chromosome 9, ASM3175591v1 genome:
TATTGGGTTGGTTATTATCAAAGCCTTATAAACCAAATGATGCCATTTGTTATACAGAAGGTGAATATCAATATCAAATGAATATGGTCAATGCAAAAAGTGGAATTCATGGAATATGAATGAATTTATAAGTGGAAGACATCAAAGACTATGCTCAAAACAGAAGTCAATAAAAGCGGGTTTCCATGTTACCTCAATATAAGAACGGAGACATGTGCAATGCAGGATTTTATGATTGTGACAAAACAAACCCACATGGGGATAATTGTAACTAGATTCAATAGTGATCCCTACAGTATAAAGTTCTGCATTTTATTTGGTAATATAAGGGTATTGTCAACTATGCACaatctttctttccctttcatAATCTCAATTCCGCTTAACGAGAATTGATAGGTATTAGTATCCGTTTGATTAATTTCCCTGTGCAATCAATTATGTAATTGGCTATATCTGTCAGCTTCTAACACTCAACAAGGGAAAGGGACTTGCttaccaaagaaaaaacaagaaaaaaaagaaatgatcaTCGTAATATTGAAAAGTTCagtgcttttttgtttttgctttttggttttgttttttgccttttgttttgtatttcggTTTTTTCAAATCTCTTATATTGTCTAAGCAAGGATTTAACTTCTGCCAAATAGCGTTCTGTCAAGGCCCAAGTGTTTTGGGTAAGTTCCGCCTAGGCCCAATCAAGCTTAAGATCCAACTGACATTTCTCTTTAAGAGATGACATCTGATGTTGCAGGAAACAAAACGATGTGAGAACAGTGTGGAAAGGAAGAAGAGGCCCAAAAGATGAGATAGAGCCCAGAGGCATATGATATGACACCGTGGGCTGAAAAAGGAATCAACGAtgggtttttcccataaatagtccccttacaactccattttagaaaaatagcaaatttttttttttttaaaaaactagccaccttgggacaaaaatacccttgataaaattgaaaattacacaaaagctttcctttcttctacacagccgttcgttcgtgggggtgagatttatacaaaactgttcgtggggtttctctaaactctttgcatctcatcgcctctcactctcatttttttgtattttctcatatctcaaactaaaatcaggtaaaaattttatcttttttcttattagatgaaagtaaggaaatatatgttttttttgttttttctctttctattttttcttgtaagttttattagtttagggttttttaagctttttatttgatatgggtatgcaagaaattgatttatgagatgttctatgtgattttaaagatactttaggtggcatatggtttgaaaatgggagaaattttgtgtaaaactgaaaaatcgcgaaaaacagtaaaaacggaggaaatttggcgaaaaagatgaatttccgccaatttcctccagtttgtcagttttcgcaaatttccgccaatttttcgccaattttccgccagttttctgccatttttccgccagttttccgccaattttccgccagttttccgccagtaggaaaaagctatatttggctcaaaaaaaaaaacagaatcaacttttttaatacagttaatatgtttgtttaatattattcaaaattttatatatttattgatttagtttaacgttattcatttaattttgtagtcaaatggaagatgatgacattgtaattgcggttttatacaatggaacattggtacaaaatgatagtggtgattgggaatatcgaaatggtaaaaatgtaatggtttccgtcggcaagagatgcacaaaatcagagttagaggatgagattttcaattctattgagatagatcgaaatgaatatttgctaaagctaaaatggatatatagacgatgtgcagaaaaattggatcctacagaaatacgatgtgatagggatgtgaaatgctttcttcaagaagtgaggaatggagggatgacaatgatgcggcctccattgtatgttgaggtgatttcaaaagttgaacatgtatgtagaaattttcatcaaacagcatttgcttcggatagtgggagtaatcttcattctttttcttgtcctccaattggcggtcgtctaccacaagcttccggtactgaaccaattcaggctacatctcaggaaattatggttcaaaaaactcagtttagagatcaagttgatgttcgtgggggggcctggacatcatttaacattcacgaaggagttgatgttggaggtgactatgctgaacggtttcctaacgacgaggagtatgagcagttgcatcatattgatcatgatgagaattacaatgcagcaggggatgatgttggtcataatgatgtagattttgatcatgagttgccggataatgataatgatatgcatcctgaaatgaacaatgaaggagttgatgatgttagggttcatcgtgctacaagtgaccacatatcatcgagcaacagaagtggttctatggccatattttcgtcaaagttcactggctgtgagagcatagtagttggacaattatttcgcaacaaacgtgacctacagaataaactgagtatctattgcatgcgagaaaataaggagttcaaggtgacacgattaactacacaacggtatgaggttgtatgcttggaaaatacttgtaaatggcgactacgtgcaaccacatttaaaaatggagaaatatttgttgtgagaatttttgataatgtacacagttgctcgttagatatcgtgcatcgagaacacaagcaagccagtagccgggttatcgggcaatgtatcaaatctaaatatgaaggtattgcacgtgtttacaaacccaaagaaattcaacatgattttttgcagaaatatggggtgaatataagctacaacaaagcatggagaggtaaagagtatgcacttaacagtgttaggggatctccagaggagaattttgctaagttacctgcctactgttttgagttagtgtcgaagaaccctgggactgttacacgtatcaaaacagacgataataacaattttgtatatttctttatggcgattggagcaagcattaggggatttaaatcccacataagacccgtattggctgttgatgcaactacattgaaagggaaatacaaagggtacatgtatattgcatcgggcatggatggcaataagcaaatatatcctttggctttcggcattggagatggagagaacgagcaagcatatacatggtttttccaaaacctgaaggatgccatcggagattttccagatttggtgtttgtgagtgatagacaccccgctattgaaagggtattacgcaaagtttttcccaatgcataccatgcgttgtgcacgtaccatataagcagaaatattaaagcaaatggacatgcgaaagatgaatcaataatacaatgtttcatgctcgcagctagtgcatatttggttgaagattttgagttttatatggggcaaattgaggcaaaaaacagtagggctgcccagtacattcgatcatgtgaccctacaaggtgggcacgttctctttgtccatgtagaaggtacactatcatgaccaccaatattgcagaaagcttgaatggcattctgctagatgctagagagatgccaatagtagcattaatagagcacatacgagatttactgcaaaggtggttttatgagcgacgtactgcaggtgcaaaattgacaaaacctgtgactgaccatatggaagagcaactcaaactacgaaatttggagtccatcggactacgtgtgaaagccattaatatgcatgaatttcttgtggaaggtgggagtttgaggggtacagttaatctccaatcaaaaacatctcatgcaaagtcttcgatcttgatcaatatccttgtgatcattgtattgccgcttgcagagaccgaaaaattgctccttatggcatgtgttctcattactacaccgcggatgcatatcgtgcagcttatgctgagtccatttatcctttgttagatgaaaaacagtggcatgtcccggatgacgtggcaagtcgcattgttcttccaccaagatggacacgtaggcgagccggtagaccgaggatgcaacgcataccatccgaaggtgaagatgttattggacgtagatgtagccgatgcggtggtgttggacattataggcagagatgtacgaatccattgtcttatgcttcgaattagaaagttttaatttagtgttatggtttaatatgttttgataattatttcatatctttttttttttttttgaatttaatcctaaatgaaaagatgctttctggaattgattttcaatctttagtttacatatcattttatgaaatgtccaaatgattttgaaaataaaaacaaacatatatcaattttatttttatttaaaatggttattgattttaaatgtcactacattttttgttaattccatcttcatcttatataatatttgtctccactcccaattttttttaccctactattaacttatataatctattagaaattgattttccaagtggaggaaattagcttctaataggagtaaaaattattcaacgatttccgcttggaggaaatgttttccaacaggaggaaaactatttccgcttggaggaaaatttttccgcttggaggaaaactatttccgcttggaggaattagtgacctttcgctttccgccaaaatacgtgtcactaatacgagtagagatgttaacctgcctattgggttcgtaaccaaaccgtagacctgtaattatggtgaagtccctctgtgtaaatctagcaccacgccctccaaaattgaataccatagagtccttgtcgtcgcaaacacattgcctatacagcatgctgttgacgatgtggccactaaattgtatctcgttggccttcaaaaagtggccaaaacagctatcctcaaacttctttatttgggctggagtcagtttgaacttaatatccgacacggctttccagaagttcgatctacaattaacctttgccctcgatatctccgagtcccaaaaccttcgttggtaatctgaatccatttatctgcaaatcaaatacaacaaaacataacagatggaggaaacattttttccgacacgagaaaagcctgaaggacaatttttccgcctggaggaaaaggttttccgcctggaggaaaaggttttccgcctggaggaaaacatttcctccaggaggaaaaggttttccgcctggaggaaaatgttttcctcctggaggaaattcgCCTggcggaaaaaatttcctccaggaggaaaacattttccgcctagaggaaattttttcctccagaagtaaaaaaattccctccaggaggaaaaaaagagaaaatattttcctcggggtggaaaattttccagaaccaaaataacatacacctaacgggattttcaaaccagcgcataatacattatacattagtagtgtacattatacattgcttCGTAAAGATaacctatagatatattatggtttcacattcaaacctcccattaaattcaaacaaaaacacaagttcacaatagttttaatttcacatttcacattctaaccatgcaacacaaacatttctgACTCACATGCATATACAAGAGAACCTAACCATCTTAGACACATAAACAGGGTTATAtgataaagaataaataaactGACTCACATCCTTAAGAATAGGAGCAGGAAGGTAGCATATGTATTGACCATCTGGATGTCTTTCACAGCGTTGTTCTTCACCAGAATTCAATTTAGAGTAGCGTAAGAAAGACGGTGGGAAAGGCAATGTTGGAGAAGCTAggcttaatatatattttgttccaAAGGCAAATTTCAGAGCCGACAAGTCACTTGACAAGGCACACTccgattgatttatttttatgggAACCTCCGATTGATTTATTTCCGCAATTAAATTTATAGAGACGAAATAAGTTGAGGTACTTTGATTTCCCTTTCTCAAATGCAATGCTCTATAAGCCATATATCTTAACCCAAATAAGGTAGATAACTCGATTGCGCAAATTAGAGACagatacttataaaaattacaatacaTCTACTATGGAAGTTTACACGAAAAGAACTTTCTCTTCATATATCGAGTATCGACCCAATAAAAAATCCCACTATACAAATCAGCTTTTAGAGTGGCTGAAGCTCTTGCTCAGGAACAACCGCACCAACAGGCTCGTAGGCACCGATCTCTTGCCGTCTATTGTTCCACAATAACCACATCCCCAACGTCAATACTACAAAAATCAAAGCAACCATAGCTCCAGCACTCACAGCCCAAATGTGTTGCTCCCACCATAACCTGCAATCCTCGAAATGAACCCCAATGTGATAAAAAGGAGACATGAAATTTCCGCTTCAAATTTCAGCTTTGTTTTCATACTCATCATCCATTACAATATATGATCATACATATCCAACTACAAGTTCACACATCTAGATTTACAGAAATGACCATAGCTAAACACATCATCTCACTAGCTTACATCCTAAAATAATACTAGTTTTTCTGCTTGTGTGAAAAACAGACTTTTGTCTATCTATAGGCTTAATGTTCAACAGGTGAATCATTGATCAACTCCACATATGGATAGATGCCTAGCATAATTGTGAATTTGTGAAAACTGTAGTTTCAATTTGTGAGGCTATGTAAAGGCCGTTAGATGCTTGAAACGTACTCTACCTGGAAAAACATTCTAAGACAAGTCAACTGGAACTACAGGAGGCAGAATTTCTGTACTTCTATTCTGGCTATCAGAAGGTAACCGAGATGGGGGAGGAGCACTAACATAATTCAATCTCTTTCCAAGTTCAGAACAATTAGTTTTCCAAAAGCCAATCTTATCATTCTCTCGATCATAAGTTACAAGGGTATTACGGACAAGAATTCCTGTAAAAGTTGAATAAAGAAATAGTGAGATGCCCATTTGTAAATCTAAATGCACAGCACATGTAAGAAGAAAAGGGATCTATTGTCATGTGTATAAATGACAGTCCTACACAAGATGGCTTGAGCAATGAAGAACCATATCTCAGAGTAACCTTTaaaatacagagagagagagagagagagagagagagagagggttggCATACCTCCCAAAAGCGTAGTTGAATCCGCATTTTTAAAAATTCCCAAGCAATATGCACCACTAACCTTTGTATGCTTTTAGTGGCCAGAGGAATAAAGAGGTAGAaaacaaaggaaagaaaaagttcAGTGACTGTATACTTGCAATTAAACTTTGAATAGAAAGAAGCAATATCTTCAAAATGAGTGTAGATAAGCCTCCATCAAAGAGTTcattttgatttcaaaatatGGGTAGCTGATCAAATTACCCGAAACAAGTAGTTTTCAGGAGACAACGACCATTTTTGCCCATTGTTGAAAACCATATCAACTTCTGGAAATATTTTTGATAGTTGAGTGACATCCCTaataacaaatttcaaaatcattagATTTATAACCACACAAGTTAGTAAAACCAAGTGTTAAAGTTCAAGTTGTATGAATACCTTCCAGCACCAGAAAAACAAATATCGTTATAACTTGGGTCAGGACCATGAACTCGTTTGAGGAAatgaattttctttattaactGCATATTACACAACAGAATTATGATAAGTTCATTGTTTAACATAATAGTTATAAAATGTAGACAGATGGAAAACTAAGAAACACTTAATCTTAGAGGTATTATATCTAAAAGAAACTTAACAGAACatcatagaaaaaaaattttaaaaaaaaaaagaaaagaaaaatcagcaaATTGATTTGGAATATTGATAGCGATTCAAGAATCTACAGGCTATGATGCATCTCCTGCAACTTTCAACTCTAgcttattatcttttatttaaaaccaaaaataaataaataaataaataaaaataaaagaatgattGAAGATAAAGCTAGTATATTACAAACATCAATATTCAAAAACTATTGAAAATATCTTCTGATTTGTTCATAAACAAACAGCTACTGCATCAAAGCTCCAATAGCCACCTTATTCACTGATTACAATATTGGAGCCATGCTCATGCTGCTGATTGCAATAGCTTCAGGAGGAAAAAGGATGGTATATCTTTACACCACCTAAAAGCAAAGCTTCCCTATCCAACTAAAAATTAAACCTGTCTATAATAAGGTTATATACAGCTTAAGTAACTAAGAGATGGTGAAGCTTACTAGCTATTGATTATTAATCTTTTAAGTTTCTGCTAAGCAAACATATCTGAATCACGATCTAGACTTTTTGATAAAACTTCACAAGAAATGAGACAAAATACCtccttgaaaaatattaaaccacctttctattttatttcacTCATATTAACAATGAATTTGAtcttaaatgtaataaaataaaataaaggatggAACTAAAGCATGAAAGCTTACAGCATCCTTAAATGCGAGAAAAGCTTCCTCAGGAAGATAAGCATATGTAGTTCCACTATCCAAGACAGTTCCATGTCTTTGATCAAAAACTTTTGGGCTTAATTTTAATGGCTTCCCCGCCACATGTATTTCCTTCAGCTCAATGTTGTAATACGGACTGTTGTAATCCCAAAACTAAAGTATATGTGTGAGATGCACAAAATATACTTTTCAAATACCAAATATAAAGTTCACATATTGTAAAAGTACATACCTGCGAAATGGGTCTGAATGGGTAAATACCATACCAGGGGGAGAAGGGATAGCACCAAGAACCATAGCACCCCCACCGACGCCCATCCCACCATAACATAATGAAAATGAATCATCAATAACCCTCTTGTCAACAAGCTGATCCATCACACTAAGCCTACCACGCCCCAAACCCATTATTCCATCGGCACGTTGGCTATATAGATCACCAGTTTCCAAAGTTTCACAACCGAAAACTGCACGCTGGGGTACAAGTTCACTTTCATTGCCAAAAGAAACGATGTCCTCACCAAGGACGCCACTACTGGAGCTCATCTCAGCATAGCGGCGCTCATAAGTGCATTGAACCCCTTCATTGTCACAGTTACAATTGATACTGCACTTTATAGGTTGATACGTGCTAGATAAATTCGGTTGGAACCTTGGATCCTGCATGGAAAAAAGAGTTACTCTTAATCGAACGACTCTTGCCGACACAACAATGGACGAGGACGATGCCGGCGAATGGGAGACGAATGTCGGTGAAAATGGTGGCCGGGATGGTAAGATGTGCATATGCCCTAGCTGCGTTTTCAAACGTTTTCAAAGGGaaagtgaaaaaacaaaaccgaaaccaaaaaaaataaaaggctttttgatagagaaaagaaaaaaaaaaatatagataagggtattttagtccaaatgggtaaaatattggttaatttttaaaaaaataaaaaaatttgctatttttctaaaatggaattGTAAAATGGCTAGTTATCGAAAAAACCCAATCAACGATTCGCTGCATAAAATGGAAAGTAGTGGGTGGTGGTAAGTAATTCAGTAAAAAAGGCGTaaataatttatagaattttattaaaccaaaaaagaaaaaaacataatcaAAGATTTCATCATTTCAATAGAAT
This genomic interval carries:
- the LOC107418988 gene encoding aspartic proteinase 36, which gives rise to MHILPSRPPFSPTFVSHSPASSSSIVVSARVVRLRVTLFSMQDPRFQPNLSSTYQPIKCSINCNCDNEGVQCTYERRYAEMSSSSGVLGEDIVSFGNESELVPQRAVFGCETLETGDLYSQRADGIMGLGRGRLSVMDQLVDKRVIDDSFSLCYGGMGVGGGAMVLGAIPSPPGMVFTHSDPFRSPYYNIELKEIHVAGKPLKLSPKVFDQRHGTVLDSGTTYAYLPEEAFLAFKDALIKKIHFLKRVHGPDPSYNDICFSGAGRDVTQLSKIFPEVDMVFNNGQKWSLSPENYLFRHTKVSGAYCLGIFKNADSTTLLGGILVRNTLVTYDRENDKIGFWKTNCSELGKRLNYVSAPPPSRLPSDSQNRSTEILPPVVPVDLS